In Zingiber officinale cultivar Zhangliang chromosome 6A, Zo_v1.1, whole genome shotgun sequence, a single genomic region encodes these proteins:
- the LOC121996484 gene encoding flavonol synthase/flavanone 3-hydroxylase-like: MEVERVQLIASFCASDEGAMPPEFIRSDHEQPCLTTFLGPAPAIPVIDLAAFDGPEVTRAIAEASREWGIFQVVGHGVPEEAMRELQRAGREFFEELPQEEKEKYARKEAGGGAPASGGQEGYGTKLQRELEGKKAWVDFLFHYIAPPSKVNHRIWPVLPGTDYRKITEEYTKYVVDLVDRMLTELSKGLELEDQALKEAVGADSLNLNLKINYYPPCPRPDVALRVVAHTDMSAMTILVPNDVPGLQILKDDRWINVDYVPNAIIVHIGDQIEILSNGIYKSVLHRSTVSKDKVRMSWPVFCSPPGDSVIGPLQQVVNEDNPPKYKAKMFKEYAYCKINKLPQ; this comes from the exons ATGGAAGTCGAGCGCGTTCAACTGATAGCCTCCTTCTGCGCCTCCGACGAAGGCGCCATGCCACCGGAGTTCATACGATCCGACCACGAGCAGCCGTGCCTCACCACCTTCCTCGGCCCCGCGCCGGCGATCCCCGTCATCGACCTCGCTGCCTTCGACGGCCCCGAAGTCACGCGGGCGATCGCGGAGGCGAGCCGGGAGTGGGGGATCTTCCAGGTGGTGGGTCACGGGGTGCCTGAGGAGGCGATGCGGGAACTGCAGCGAGCGGGgagggaattcttcgaggagctaccgcaggaggagaaggagaagtacGCGCGGAAAGAGGCCGGAGGCGGGGCGCCGGCGAGCGGAGGACAGGAAGGGTACGGGACGAAGCTGCAGCGGGAGCTGGAGGGGAAGAAGGCGTGGGTCGATTTTTTGTTCCATTACATCGCGCCGCCGTCGAAAGTCAACCACCGGATCTGGCCCGTCCTCCCCGGCACCGACTACag GAAAATAACTGAGGAATATACCAAATATGTAGTGGATCTGGTCGATAGAATGCTAACAGAATTGTCGAAAGGGTTAGAGCTGGAGGATCAAGCTCTCAAGGAGGCTGTAGGAGCAGACTCCCTAAACCTTAATCTCAAGATCAACTACTATCCGCCGTGTCCTCGGCCCGACGTAGCTCTCAGAGTGGTGGCACACACCGACATGTCTGCCATGACAATTCTCGTCCCCAACGATGTCCCCGGCTTGCAAATCCTCAAGGACGACCGCTGGATCAACGTCGACTATGTCCCTAATGCCATTATTGTCCACATCGGCGACCAAATTGAG ATTTTGAGTAATGGGATTTATAAGAGCGTGTTGCACAGAAGTACAGTGAGCAAAGATAAGGTGAGAATGTCGTGGCCGGTGTTTTGCTCTCCTCCCGGAGACTCAGTGATTGGTCCTCTGCAACAAGTCGTCAACGAAGACAACCCTCCCAAGTACAAAGCGAAGATGTTTAAAGAGTACGCTTATTGCAAGATCAACAAGCTCCCGCAGTAG